A window of Maioricimonas rarisocia genomic DNA:
ACACCTTCTTTGCGAGGAGGATGCGACCATGCATTCGCTGACGCTCCGAAAAGCGGCCACTGCGCTGGTTCCGCTGACCGTTCTGCTGCTCGCGGCCGGCCCGGCCGCCGCCGAGGGAATCTTCCCGGACAAGAATCTCGAAACCGTCATCCGGGAGATCCTCAAGAAGAAACAGATCGACAAACCGCAGATCGAAGAAGCCGATCTGAAGACGATCTACTTCCTCGACGCCAAGGGGAAGGGCATTGCCGACCTGACCGGCCTCGAAAAATGCACCAACCTCGCGTCGATCACCCTGACCGACAACGAGATCACCAGCGTCGCACCGCTGGCCGGCCTGAAGAACTGCCAGTTTCTCGACCTGGCCGGCAACCAGATTCAGGACATCTCACCGCTCGGCGGCATGGTGAAACTCCAGTACGTGCAACTCGAACGGAATCAGATTTCGCAGCTGAACGGTCTGGAGAACCTCGAGAACCTGCGATCGCTTTACCTGTCTGACAACCAGATCAGCTCGCTCGCTCCACTGTCCGGGCTGTCGCGGCTGACGTCGCTGTACGTCGACCGCAACAAAGTGTCCGACCTGGGGCCGATCAGCAGTCTGAAGTGGCTCTCGTCTCTGGGGC
This region includes:
- a CDS encoding leucine-rich repeat domain-containing protein — translated: MHSLTLRKAATALVPLTVLLLAAGPAAAEGIFPDKNLETVIREILKKKQIDKPQIEEADLKTIYFLDAKGKGIADLTGLEKCTNLASITLTDNEITSVAPLAGLKNCQFLDLAGNQIQDISPLGGMVKLQYVQLERNQISQLNGLENLENLRSLYLSDNQISSLAPLSGLSRLTSLYVDRNKVSDLGPISSLKWLSSLGLRNNAIKDLSPLQGLTELRYTFLQGNELTDLTPLVQMAEKDVNGEKRFAPYWHLYLDVDALPDEARKQVDRLKELGVRVNPET